TGTCAGGGGGGGGTGGGTGGCCTGGCCCCCCTGGCTCCTCCTCTGGTGGTGGGGATGGGCTCTGCCGGATGGCACTGTAGTACCAGTCCCGGTTGTCCTCCAACGTGTCCAGGATCTCCTGGGCATCCGGGTGCACGAGGTCCGCCCATGTCTCCCACAACGGGTGCACGATGTAGTCGATGAAAcccacctgggggaggggggaggtggtaTAAGCAGCTGGCCCCCGGGGCAGATGGCACCACTGTGTTGTGGGGagtattaaaatgaaaagcatgCTTGTACCACTTGACACAGCTATTTTGCGACTCCCTGGAAAAATCTGTGCCAgaaaaaaagtcatatatgagatgtaaacaaaaactggaaacaccTCCATATAGACAGCCATTGAGGATTAgttaacaaacaaaaaccagcctgggcaacacagcaagactcttgtctctagaaaaattaaaacaaaaattagccgggcatggtagctcacacttgttgtcccagctactcaagaggctgaggcaggaggatggcttgagcccaggagttggaggctgcagtgagctatgatcacaccacttgcactccagcctgggtgacagaatgagaccctgtctcttaaaaaagaaaaaccatggtACATCACAGATATTCATTATGGTATTTTTTGCAAGAAAGGGACACTAGAAATAACTTCATGGGCTACTGCTGCTCAGATGCCACTGCTTCTGCTTAGTGACAGCACCTTGATTTTTCTTGTGGGAGGAAGTGGATCCAGCTAAAACCTACATTTCCCAGGATCCTTTGCAAAGGGATGGTGGCCATGTGACCACCTGTAGATGGAAGATGCTGGGGGCTGCCTCTGCTGGCAGAGGCGTTTCCCCACTGGAATGTAGCCAGAATGGCTGGAGCTTTGACAACATCTGTGACCACAAGAGGCCTTCCTGAGGATGAAAGCCCCAGGCCTAGAAGGACAGACACGTCGAACCAAGAAGGCTGGGTTTCTTCAGGCAGGACAGAAAATGGAGAGGGGTGAGAAAGTCTCATGTCACACTTTAGGGCTTTCAGAGCCTGTACCTGAGACTTCTCCACGGAGGCCGTGTGCTTGTCGCACATGGGGCTGATCTCCATGCCACGTTCACGCTCACGGTCGCCCTGCTGGAAGAACTCGGCCATGATGCGGTCTGTCCACTGGCGGTACAGCTCCAGTGGCTTGGTGGGGTTGCTGAGGTCCGCGCAGTGCACCATGTTCCGAAGGAcctgcatggggtggggggacggGTGGAGGACCTTCAGAGGCTGTGCCTTGGTGCAGTCTGGAACCCCAGGCTTATCTCCCACCTGGAAAGGGGGTCAGGGcgtggggagaagagggaagagaggaggtgggcagagatggagagaggtggGGACGATGTGGggggagatggagagaagggTCCAGTCTCCTTatatggtggtggtgggggcacCTGGATGCGGTCGGAGTAGTTGTCCAGCAGGAGGACTCCCGAGCTGGTCACTTTCTTGGTCTCCACCATGGTCTTTAGGTCAGCCAGGAGGGTCATGTGCTTGGACATGTCTGTGGCCAGCACCTGTGGGCAAGGGGGCGTCAGAGGGGCCACTGAAGCCCACCCACCGGACCAACCAGGTTTCAGAGGGTTCCTTTGGGACTCAGAGCTGTCCCTCCCCAAAGCCCAGGACTTCCTTTTTcactctgtccctgtccccactccTGCCATGCCCACCATGTCGATGACCATCTTTCGCAGGCTCTGCCGCTGGCGCTTGGTGAGGTTCTGGAAGATGTCGCAGTTGTCCTCCTGCAGCAGCTTGAAGCCCACGGCCAGGTGGTGATTCTCAAGCACCGACTCATCGTTGTACATGAGCGCCAGCTCCGAGTCTGCGGCCCAGGCCTGGCAGTCAGGGGAAGGCCCACGTGGGCAGCTCCGCCCCAAGCTTGgcaggccccgccccacccctgccccaacccAACCCAGTCtggcaggccccgcccctgccccaaaACAACCCAGCCAATCCTACCCCCAGCCTAgcaggccctgcccctgctccaaCCCAACCCGGCCGATCCCGCCCCCAGGCtggcaggccccgcccctgccccaacCCAACCCAGTCtggcaggccccgcccctgctCCAACCCAACCCAGCGGATCCCGCCCCCAGCCtggcaggccccgcccctgccccaacCCAACCCGGCCGATCCCGCCCCCAGCctggcaggccccgcccccggggACGACCACTCACTGGTGTTGATGAGGAACTGGTTGGAGACCCCAGGGTGATCCACGTCGTGAATGGCAGCCGCGAACAGGGCGGCAAGAATCTCTAGGTCCGTAAACACGGCCTaggagcagagagagacagacgtTAGAAAGATGGGCATGAGACAGGGCAAAAGAGGGGTGAGGAGGACAGAGTAAGATTGGGGTAGGAGGGTGTCAAGAAAGACAGgagttccagcctgggcaacatggtgagacctcgtctctacccaaaacaagaaaaattagctgggtgcctgttgtcccagctactcaggaggctgaggcagggagatggcttgagcccaggagttggaggctgcagtgagctgtgatgacaccactgcactccagcctgggcgacagagtaggaccttgtctcaaaaaataaacaaggctgggcgtggtggctcacgcctgtaatcctagcactctgggaggccaaggtgggcagattgctggagatcaggagttcgaaaccagcctgagcaacagtgagaccccgtctctactataaatagaaagaaattaattggccaactaatatatatatatataaaaaattagccgggcatggtggcgcatgcctgtagtcccagctactcgggaggctgaggcaggaggatcgcttgagcccaggagtctgaggttgctgtgagctaggctgacaccacggcactcactctagcctgggcaacaaagcgagactctgtctcaaaaaaaaaaaaaaattataaaaaataaacaaaaatcccaGGACTGAATCtaagggaaaatagaaaaagaaaaccaaacaaataaaaagctccaaacaaacaaattaggagtctggagagagagagagatgaggaataAAGAATGGGGTCACAGAGAAACGGAGGACACAGGACCAGAGAGGTAAGCAGGACATTGGAGATGGGCAGTTAGTGACACAAAGAGAGCCGGGGTTCGGGGAGACAGGGCAGGGGCGGGCGCTCACATCCAACGCGGGCGTGGCCAGCAGCACGTGGGTGGACTGCAGCACGTCCGCGGCGTGCAGGCTGTTGTGGTAGGCCACGTCGCCGTGGTAGTGGTCCTCCAGCGTCAGCATGTATGTCACCATCGTGTCCACAGGGATGCGGAACTTCTTCAGCAGGTCCCGCTCCTGAGGGCCAGCAGGGGCAGGGTAGTGACCCCCGCCACCCCTCAGTGCCACCCCCCACCCTGTGCCGTGCACACCCCGGCCCATCCCCCACTGCCCGCATCACCTGGAATATCGTGTACATGACGCAACTTAGGGAGCGACCTCCCGCATAGTCCGACACGCAAAAGATGTTGAGGCCCCACTTGTTCAGGTTCTCCAGCTCCTGGGGACACGAAAGGCCAGAGGTCAGGAGCCTGCATGGCCCAGGGCCCTTCGAAAACATTCCGTAGGACTTTGGAGCCCTGATCTGAAGGGAGTGCCATTACTGCTCACTCAGTGGGTGATATGCTCAACAGCACAGCTCTGACCAGACCTATGTCACTGGCCTGTGCACCAATCCCCCAGTGGCTGGGATGTTGTCTGCAAGGCTCATGGCTACCCTTTTCTTCAGAAAACTCTTGTCCCCATGGGAGCTGCCGGAAGGGGTGATGCTGCCCACCTCTGGGGGCAGTCCCCTGACAATCGCTGATATGGGGACTCCAGCTGAGACTCCTTCCTTActtggtttcattttttctttcctttttaaagagacaaggccttgctctgtcactcaggctagagtgtggtggtgcaatcatagctcactgcagctttcaactcctgagctcaagcaatcctcctgcctcagcctcccaagtaagctGGGACTATGGCACTAtcacacccaggtaatttttctattttttgtagagacagggtctg
This portion of the Microcebus murinus isolate Inina chromosome 27, M.murinus_Inina_mat1.0, whole genome shotgun sequence genome encodes:
- the PDE4A gene encoding 3',5'-cyclic-AMP phosphodiesterase 4A isoform X5, encoding MPLVDFFCETCSKPWLVGWWDQFKRMLNRELTHLSEMSRSGNQVSEYISTTFLDKQNEVEIPSPTMKEREKQQAPRQRPSQQPPPPVPHLQPMSQITGVKKSTHSSLNNSSIPRFGVKTDQEELLAQELENLNKWGLNIFCVSDYAGGRSLSCVMYTIFQERDLLKKFRIPVDTMVTYMLTLEDHYHGDVAYHNSLHAADVLQSTHVLLATPALDAVFTDLEILAALFAAAIHDVDHPGVSNQFLINTNSELALMYNDESVLENHHLAVGFKLLQEDNCDIFQNLTKRQRQSLRKMVIDMVLATDMSKHMTLLADLKTMVETKKVTSSGVLLLDNYSDRIQVLRNMVHCADLSNPTKPLELYRQWTDRIMAEFFQQGDRERERGMEISPMCDKHTASVEKSQVGFIDYIVHPLWETWADLVHPDAQEILDTLEDNRDWYYSAIRQSPSPPPEEEPGGPGHPPPPDKFQFELTLEEEEEEETSAAQIPSPAQDGMEGQGWPTTEEGSPAADETTVQPAFSAEEQDVSPEIEVEEVYVMEQPHSQGRAPAALEEPTCQEGSADAVSGSSPPALCLGSPLPPALRTPSISEEAPGLPGLPSTAAEVGAQREHQAARRACSACTGTSGEDPLTLPAPGGWDSGGDPT